Proteins found in one Pagrus major chromosome 20, Pma_NU_1.0 genomic segment:
- the LOC141015753 gene encoding interferon a3-like, whose amino-acid sequence MLSRILLVCLSLRVVSAASSLSCRWITDHKFRQHSENYLELLDTMANNSTNSTEDAEDTVSFPDHLYSQASKASAEDKLAFTAHVLNETAVLFEEDHSSASWEENTVENLVNVVTQQADELRSCIGSHGHKKKNKKLHMYFQRLSSHVLKRMGHSAEAWELIRKEVKAHLMRANQLVSSVLSTI is encoded by the exons CGTGTGGTCAGTGCAGCCTCCTCGCTCAGCTGCAGATGGATCACGGATCATAAATTCAGACAGCACAGTGAAAACTATCTGGAGCTGCTGGATACGATG GCTAATAACTCCACTAACAGCACTGAGGATGCTGAAGACACTGTGTCCTTCCCTGATCATCTGTACAGCCAGGCGTCCAAAGCATCA gcTGAGGATAAACTTGCTTTCACAGCTCACGTCCTGAATGAGACGGCTGTCCTGTTTGAGGAGGATCACAGCTCGGCATCATGGGAGGAGAACACGGTGGAGAACTTGGTCAACGTTGTGACCCAGCAGGCTGACGAGCTTCGCTCCTGT ATTGGGAGCCACggacacaagaagaagaacaagaagctGCACATGTACTTCCAGAGACTGTCCAGCCACGTCCTCAAGAGAATG GGCCACAGTGCTGAAGCCTGGGAGCTGATCAGGAAGGAAGTCAAAGCCCATCTGATGAGAGCAAACCAGCTGGTTTCATCTGTACTCAGCACCATCTAA
- the cd79b gene encoding B-cell antigen receptor complex-associated protein beta chain, translating to MRWLLAGYCGLALINISVALQISQKPRFYGVMTGRPYVMIFCTSSKQQLAAGVKWYKVNEHDEDEEKRIRINAQRGKFELHDKNLTKDGVLQINDLRATDTGVYFCKMNDTWGPGTEVQVARPILRDKALYRTNMKDGLIVLQGLLLAACIAAALLRKRGMGEKNDSIYEEPETDHIYEGLAIETCGGGLYEELSVYAQPEGAEAPWE from the exons ATGCGCTGGTTGCTGGCTGGATACTGTGGGCTCGCTCTGATCAACATCTCAG TGGCCCTTCAGATCAGCCAGAAGCCGCGTTTCTATGGAGTGATGACCGGCAGGCCGTATGTGATGATTTTCTGTACGTCCTCCAAGCAACAGCTGGCAGCCGGTGTGAAGTGGTACAAGGTCAATGAGCACGATGAAGACGAAGAAAAAAGAATAAGGATAAACGCACAACGCGGAAAATTTGAACTTCATGACAAGAATCTGACCAAGGATGGCGTCCTCCAAATCAATGATCTGAGAGCTACGGACACAGGAGTGTACTTCTGCAAGATGAACGATACGTGGGGACCCGGCACTGAAGTTCAAGTTGCCA GACCGATTCTCCGTGACAAGGCGCTGTACAGGACCAATATGAAGGATGGGCTCATTGTCCTGCAGGGCCTGCTGCTGGCTGCGTGTATTGCTGCTGCACTGCTACGTAAACGAGGAATg GGCGAAAAGAATGACAGCATATATGAGGAGCCTGAAACCGATCACATCTATGAG GGCTTGGCGATTGAGACATGTGGAGGAGGTCTGTACGAGGAGCTCTCTGTTTACGCCCAGCCCGAAGGAGCCGAGGCCCCGTGGGAGTGA